The proteins below come from a single Tolypothrix sp. NIES-4075 genomic window:
- a CDS encoding IS701 family transposase, producing the protein MVSRTATSTITVVDQYCDAYRDLFPEVRTFENFKYLHVGMLSDIKRKSLPEIAKVVGLHDAQPLQNFVTDSPWSVVSLREKRLELTQKMLEGRSFKLVIDETGDKKKGNHTDYVARQYIGNLGKVDNGIVSVNAYGVLGDLTFPLIFLIYKPRKRIEEGCPYKTKPQLAVEIIETLLKLGFNFDLVLADSLYGESPTFISVLEKYKKHYLLAIRSNHREFTLPEQQVIYEPWQEFERVFSDGKTEKRYIQQITISNSSSITYWRVTTDPDSLPRNQTWYVKTDLKSDMGDQLGNLYGFRNWVEYAFKQGKNELGWADFRLTNYQQIEKWWELVMSAYFLVSLQAQARNESEISNQKLSPQSSIEPDKFSKHQWWDLKLGWKSTLNNLRLIIQPYIFWNLIKPWLLIFFNTNLQLGFQTIINIMNKFQGYIPVDSG; encoded by the coding sequence TTGGTTTCTCGAACGGCTACTTCCACCATCACCGTAGTAGATCAGTACTGTGATGCCTATAGAGATTTATTTCCTGAAGTGAGAACATTTGAAAATTTCAAATATCTTCATGTCGGAATGCTATCTGATATTAAACGAAAATCTTTGCCAGAAATAGCGAAAGTTGTTGGCTTACACGATGCACAACCGCTACAAAACTTTGTTACTGATTCCCCTTGGTCGGTAGTTTCTTTAAGAGAAAAACGTTTAGAATTGACCCAAAAAATGCTAGAGGGGCGTTCATTTAAGCTAGTAATTGATGAAACTGGGGATAAAAAGAAAGGGAATCATACTGACTATGTTGCTAGACAATATATTGGGAACTTAGGCAAAGTTGATAACGGTATTGTTTCGGTTAATGCTTACGGAGTTTTAGGAGACCTGACTTTTCCTTTAATCTTTCTAATTTATAAACCAAGGAAGAGAATCGAAGAGGGATGTCCGTATAAAACAAAGCCTCAATTAGCAGTCGAAATTATCGAAACACTACTCAAACTAGGTTTTAACTTTGATTTAGTTTTAGCTGACAGCCTTTATGGCGAAAGCCCAACGTTTATTTCAGTACTTGAAAAATATAAAAAGCATTATTTATTAGCAATAAGAAGTAATCACCGGGAATTTACTTTGCCGGAGCAACAAGTTATATATGAGCCTTGGCAAGAGTTTGAGCGTGTATTTAGTGATGGAAAAACAGAGAAAAGATATATACAGCAAATCACGATTAGTAACTCGTCATCTATAACGTACTGGCGAGTTACTACCGACCCAGATTCTCTACCAAGAAATCAAACATGGTATGTAAAAACGGACTTGAAAAGTGATATGGGTGACCAATTAGGAAATCTTTATGGATTTCGCAATTGGGTAGAATATGCTTTTAAACAAGGAAAAAACGAGTTAGGATGGGCAGATTTTAGACTTACTAACTACCAGCAAATAGAAAAGTGGTGGGAGTTAGTAATGAGCGCTTATTTTTTAGTAAGTTTGCAAGCGCAAGCTCGAAATGAATCAGAAATTAGTAATCAAAAATTATCGCCACAAAGTTCAATAGAACCAGATAAATTTAGTAAACATCAATGGTGGGATTTGAAGTTAGGATGGAAATCGACCTTAAATAACTTAAGATTAATTATTCAACCATATATATTCTGGAATTTAATTAAACCTTGGTTATTGATTTTTTTTAATACTAACTTGCAGTTAGGATTTCAGACAATCATCAATATAATGAATAAGTTCCAAGGTTATATACCCGTTGATTCTGGGT